The genomic window tattgggtaaagttgttgcagcacaacgatgggtcgttgtgaacctttgggtcattggtcctcattcaccaatatcttcctaagttatttcttacatttgttcttaagaaagttcctaagaaaagtctacgtgtgattcatgacatgttcctaaacagcagaaATGTTTGCAGGTGTTgtcttagaatgatgaatcccaatatgtcGTAAATTGAAAGCCTGTaacccgttgctcctatttagcataggtaaatgccccgttaattcccataaaaggaCATGAGATGGCAGGGCCATGTGCATACTCAGAAAAAATTCGAAAAGACATAAAATTTAACTGATCTATGCGAGGCTGATTTCTCTGCTCTGACAGCAGTTAAAACTAAACATCGGCAAAGACCGGATGCTGTTGAGAAAGATTTGAGGCTTAAACTGTCTTTAATTGCGCCAAACATCAGAGAGCTTTGTGCCAAGATGCAGGCCCACCCGTCACATTAATATAGGCACGggtctcagccaatcagaaaacagAATTCCTTGTTGCCGGGTGAGGTCTGACATAGCAGTGGACGTAAACCCCCCCCGTTCCATGAATGAACAGCGGACGTAACCGCCCGCCCGGTTGTGCGCAGATAACAAAGTTTGGGAGCCACTGATTTACGTTATAAATCTATGTGGTCTGGTGGCCTACGCCGAACAGCTCCGCTATTTCCTTTATTTTTAAACCATTTAATAGCTTTCAATGGACTCGAACGGGATGTTGATGGTTGGTCTTCCTTGTTCCATTTGAGGCTCCACAGCATCCAGCCGTTCCAGGACTGAACAGAGGTTTACTATGGCAACctcattaatgtgtaaatctgtgacagcagagtattcagccaagctctctatgacttgttctactcggtcacgggcatcagactcagatatattattagattctacctgctcagctaattctaacagtgtttgcacaaatatttgagggagcgccatgatctgtgatgcgtcctctaaagacccggcaattcaataaaTTTCcaggcacatttgcaatgtaatgcaatgcagatgtgcacaccgccccctaccgaacaagatgggtagctcggtcagcagggagctgaagaagagcggctactgacgtcactctacTGCGCCGCTCAGATCGCTTTTTCATTTTTGAATTATGGGCAGTACTTTGCGGGCAGACCACGAAAACGAAAAAGCAATGTCCGCcctgttttctttttgattatggcatgaaatgtgcagtcttgaagaagaaaatgcaaatagaatgattgattactaattgtatttatgagtccaataatgcagccacattcttaaaatgaaaaagcatttctgcaaatgcattttaattttcaaattttacatttcaaattgaattttggtatttATTTGCTcgggcatattttgaaaattaaatctcaaatgtctatttcattttaattaagtgaaagattgagcactcttgaataagaaaattaaaatgcaaacaggatgattgattactaatgtcatttatgagtcaaataatgcagccacattcttaaaattaaaatgcatttgcagaaatgctttttcatttaaaatttgggtcacgatttgcttccatagtgtTCCCTCCTCAGGGCACGATCTGCAACATTTTGCAGAAGCAGGAAATAAGCCATTGTGTGGTGTAGTCCTAGTATGCGGAATAGGcctactttgggcctataaatacTGTGATcagtcacttattattggatggcaaggttcCTCGTTAACATAATTGATTCGAATTGAAGGCAAATCAAGGCTAGTtaatttatataggcctagcacaattcatacaccatggcaattcaaagtgctttacaaatgagcagaagtgtaagtgtagtgtaattattaaaacaaacacaattatgtgtaaaataatacaaataattagTTGCAAGAttataaaggagagaaaaattcaattttaaattagaacggacgaaaacggtataactacttattttgcgcaaacatgtcagctctcaattgtgtgtaagtgtgcctaaattctgttcttacccaagaacaaatcccaaataagaaaacattggtgaatgcaagaatcttcgtgaaaactgcgtaagtggggtttaagaacaaatttgttcttaagaacatttggtgaatgaggtccattgtgacccgaaggcagcacaagaacAAACAAGGCACAGGTGTAAACAATGTCATAATGAgaacaggggcccgttctccgtacgtcgcttattacatccgagatcaaatgacacatccaagatgacatcatcttgcttatcatcttgctcacaaaaaaacgataggctatcctctcaaaaagtataggctagcatatcgcgctgtgcttaaggagcctcacgcaatgagcaattaattcggtttcatgttaaattctgctaattattcttgcaccttctgcaacaggttcctgtagtaaaaacggacaagacatgtctgtgacagacttcttgtatcacctctgcttgtaaagcctcaatctaatcgtgtttacataaaataaacctgctcccgagcaggtttaagtttacggacctgttgctatgacagcaagtccaggatgagcttcgaagaaccgaacaatccaagataatgacaaatcgtcaacaatcaaatccagctaactgagttagcgacgtacggagaacgggccccagattAACAGAACCAAAACCAAGAAAACACAGTGAGGGCCTCTGGTGGCCAACAAAGGGTCACAACCCTGACAAAGATGAAGCAATATTGTTCCAATAATGGTTCAGGTAACGGGATGCAAGGACCGGAAACACATTATAGGTTGGTCCCCTGAAGGTTTGATATGTGACTTAAAGGTTCTGCAAATGTTGTGGAGCGTAGCATTGATACAGCGGAAATGTCCTGTAATGGTTCCCTAAACATTTCCAGAAAATCCTGAAAGGCCCTGAAATAAAGTCCTCCTAAAGTTTAAAGAACTCCACATTGAGACCAACATGGGACGTTCTGGGAACGTTACAAGGCGACGTCCATTACACCAACGGGAACGTTCTGGGAACGTTCTAGGAACGTTTCTAGCTGGGGCAATAGCATGGAAGCATAGATGGTCCAAACGTGTACAGACTTTAAAAACggccgtgtacagacgtcaaaacgtgtacagacgttaaaaacTGTGCCTGATGATTGAGACGTGGAACTTGCGATGTGGCTATGATCGGTGATTAacttccttgactctgaccaccgaaatCATACTAATTCTAAACGTTGGATCTTCTGCTGTAGCTACTTTCTACATGCGCTATAGATACAGATGCAAAATGTTATTGTCCCTCATGACTCCATATTacacaattaatggacgaggcgaaGGCAATTTTCAGAAGAGTTGAGAGCTGTCTCGAATACAGTTTTATGCCACCTACCAGCACCTCACGCCAAACTTTagataaaacttgagagcccagTAAACattacagtgcgttcacactgcagcgacgcgaatcgcttgaaccacagaacgaagttacgtaatgtgactagactgaatttgaaagtacaagcaccaacaactttggcaaccttgcgccatgcatcgctTTTTtaaattaacatctctgtacgaatacagttatgtatcgtacaggactgggtaagcagccacacaaacgattagtttctcctccaccttgaaacctagaaagctagaaatgttcaccatggttgctacgttacgaaaaaacaagaaaacactccaattggccatcgctagcgaaaatcgctcctcatttgcataaagttgagaaaatctcaactcggtcgcgtcgctacccacaatgcaccacgcaagcgatttgcctggctccatagaagatgaatggaaaacacgttGTCGCttgcatcgcgtcgctgcagtgtgaacgcactgttactGTCTGAATCCAGGGggccgttctccgtacgtcgcttattacatccgagatcaaatgacacatccaagatcatcatcttgcttatctggctaattcggttcttcgaacacacttgttgtttatgattagtatagctggattgagttatatgttggtctaaaagggggtatgtatcgatagtagaaaccttgatcagcaacgcttcTATTGGCTGCTctcataagtctatggctgctcaccatggccaaaAAGGGCGCCCCGAAGgctactccgaatttgaagatttaatcAGAACGACAGGGAACACCTCAGTCTGCAAAAttcaagaaagagggctgggaaaaacagaccaaattaaatgtaggcctatagcagtgaccacgttagatgttttatcgcttattacagtaagcaggcatgtttttttcatatcgtaaaaacggacaagacatgtctgcgacagacttcctgtatcacctctgcttagaTAGTCGCAatcaaatcttgtttacataaaataaacctgctcccgagcaggtttaagctaaaggacttgttgctatgacagcaagtccagaatgagcttcaaagaaccgaacaatccaagataatgacaaatcgtcaacaatcaaatccagctaactgagttagcgacgtacggagaacgggccccagtgCTTCACTTGCAATGTAATGGTATGCAAATGAAGACGGTGCTGCCTGCTCACCAACAATGAACTAGCATAAGTAATTCATCCCCAGTGTTAGAAGAAACCTTGGCCCCTCTATTATTCTCGGAGCCTTTCTAGTTGCTCGCAGTCCATTGAATGCGACATTTTGTCAGTAAGATTCGACTCTCCGCCGTCAGCAACTGTGTTCATTGTTGGTAAAACAGAGAGCATGATGAGAATGATATCCGGGGGCTGAGAAGACGAGACGCGCATATCATCAGTGGACCAGCTGCGGGAGAGCAGCGAAAGGCTACGGGCTACGGGCATATATTAAACGCACAATCTTCTAGCCATGGGTAAGTAGAGCAGTTGCAGTCGACTTTAAATACACAATTCCTCATAGATGTCGTTGTGTCATTTTATCAGTGCAACTGACAATGACTAATAAGGGATTTCAAGTGTAGCCTACTTCTAAGTTTCGGAGTCGAGATCTGCTGCAGTGGTGATTATTTGCTTGAATTGGCAACAGGTGCTTCTTGACAGACCCTCGTCGCCTCTGCTTTCTTTAATCTCTCCACGTTAAATAAACCAAATTAAACTCGTTTAATTAAGTTTAATTAAGTTAGtgtcagggctctcaagttaaTCAAAAGTCTGGCGCGTGattaccatacctgtcaacGTTTGGGTAGCCCACTAAAATCTTGGAGACCGGTGGGGTGTATAACTCGAGAAGGCGCTCAACTCGGTAGAAAACTTCATGTACCTGCACCGTATGCAGCCTGCGCATCATCCATACATTttatatagcgggacaagttatcccttaggcctacttctcagcgtgagaaatacaatgtgtgagtCTCACGGCGATGCTTGAGATTTGAGAGCCCTACTAAATTAGTGTCATTTGACAGGAAAGTAGGTCCCTCAAGGTAATTGTGCCATGCTAGATAAAAGGATGTATTGATACTTGTGCTACAAGATGTTAGCCTGGGATACTTTGTAAACGTTTAAGTAGCATCTTAAAACATCAATGTACTCGCTTTAGAAAGGAGTAGTTATGGATATCAAATATTGGTTGTGTATGAATGATTTGAGTGATGTCAGTGTTGATGTAGTCAAACTTTTTAATTCCTTGAGAACAGATTTCCATGCCTCTATGATTATACAATCTGGATGGCAGCCTGCAATCACACAGagcatgtctctctcacacacacacaccctttgggCTGGCACATCACCCACCAGCCCCCCTCTTACCATCTGTGCCAACTGTAATGGTACCAGCCACTGCTTATCCACTTCCTGTGACTGTGTTTCCACACATACTTAGACAGCTTTCAGATGGTTAcagcctacaactacaacagcctATGcgcttttgtaaagctctctcttggaagtcgctttggataaaagcgtctgctaaatgaatacatgtaaatgtacaactATCTCCTATAAATCTCTGATGGGGAATATGTGGCAGTAAATGGagaatgatgtgtgtgcgtgcgcatgtgtgtgtgtgggatggaggTGGCTCTGGTCTTTGTTTGTTGGTGGCTCTTGTATCCCTACCACACAAGGGAACAAAGACTGTTGTCTCCCTGGTCACAAAAGcggtctctttctccttctttctctttcggccctccctcttttctcacACTTTACTCCTATAGTGTGTCTGGGTGCGTAGGGGATGACTTGAGTGCTGGGGTCGTTGCAGGCGTAGGTCCATGGCCTTGGCATCTATTCAAGCAGCACATGACTTTAGAAAAGAATGGTCAACTAGAGAATAGCTGTAGCTTATTTCATCTGGGCTGGACTAGACAGCACAGTGGATGGGCACTGCTGGTTTTACACTATTGTTGAGGATACATGGCCTTTGAGGCCATGTTGTCACATAGTTTACAGAAAATGACAGTGAAGTGAATGAAGTAATCTGCTCCCCCTTAtgattgttatttatttatatattttatataacttACTTGTGTATTAATTTATGTAAAACATGATTTATTTTGGGAAAAATATTAATCACAGCCCATACAAAACACATAGTATATTAgtctattatttattttttgtgtgttttgtattggatataATTTAATTAACTCAATTAAATTACTGGGTTTATGTTAAGGTAGATGAGGACATGTATTGTGTTTTATAGTGCTGCCTGCTTCAggtatacgtgtgtgtattaATTCTGTTTCTTTGTATGATTTCTAGGTTGCTATGACTGCTGTATGCGCTGTCTGGGTGGGGTGCCCTACACCTCCCTTGTAGCCAccctgctgtgtttctctggCATTGCTCTCTTCTGCGGCTGTGGCCATCAGgccctcacagagacagagaggctcaTTGAGACCTACTTTGCCCGTAACCTCCAGGACTACATTACCCTGGCCTACCTGTGAGTCTCCAGGGCTGCTTCTCCAGGGCTTGGTCCTAGACAGGGTTTCTAGGCAGACACAATAATCTTGTTTAGGTATTTTTGAAGTCTTCTGCAGTTGAAGGGATTAACTCACCCTGGTCAGGATGTCCTCCACCTTTAATACATGTCTTTCACAATATCATGAATTATATTTTGAAAGCAtatgtgtcaggtggctgagcggttagggaatcaggctagtaatcagaaggttgctggttcgattccccggccgtgcaaaatgatgtgtccttgggcaaggcacttcaccctacttgcctcggggcaatcatactgtacttactgtacacacactttacagtaaaatgtgtgtgtccaggtggtgtAGAAGGCCAAAATAATGTTTCatcttctccatttctctctcccttgcacTCCAGTATCCAGTATTTTCAGTATATCATTTATGGCCTggcctccttcttcttcctctactGCATTGTGCTTCTGGCTGAGGGCTTCTACACAACCAGTGCCACACGCCAGACCTTCGGAGAGTTCAGGAGCACCATGTGTGGACGCTGCCTCAGTTCCatggtcagactgtgtgtgtgtgtgtgtgtgtgtatgggaatgCTGCTCCAAGTTCCTTGGGGAGGGAGATATTGAGTTTTGGAGAGGAGGTAGGTGCCTTTGCTCGTCAGTAGTAAGAGAGAAGTGTGAGgagtggatgagagagggatgggaaatGGAGAGACTTGAAGATGGTGCaatgaaagaggaggagtagaagggtggaggagaggtggcatAGTGGAGGATGGAGATGCAGCCTATGCCTGCCTTCTAGGATTACAGGGTTGAGGTGTTTAGGATGTTATGCAAAAATGGAGGGGAAAAAGTTAGATTCTAAACCATAGATATTTTATGCCATAGATCCCAGGATCAATAACTTGTATGTTTGCCTGTCGGTCGGCCCTTTTTTTCCAATCACAGTTCATTGTGGTGACCTACGTCTTGGCTGTTTTGTGGCTCCTGGTGTTTGCCTTCTCGGCACTTCCTGTTTACTTCTGTTACAACATGGATGCTACCTGTCATACCATTACTGTACTGACCGAGACGCCGGCCAGCATCAACCAGCTCTGCATCGATGCTCGCCAGTACGGTACGCGCACCTTTCTTCCACGCTCCAAATGCATTGTCTTATTTATGGAGGCCCTGATGGGACTTGAGAAAATAGAAACACTTTCCCATTGGAACGTGAAACTTTCTTGTCCGAGTGAGAAGTTTCTCGTTACagtttctggtgtgtgtatagCATTACCTATAGCTTCATTGCCTTCATTCAAGACACTTGTATCGTTTACATGTATGCTACTGTTTTATTATTGACTTGTAGCCTATTTTTATGAATGTTATAGACCTAACACTAGGCGATTAATATAGGCCCTAGTAAAGCAGAGCAAAGACTATCGTTTCACTTAATTTACGGTACATTTAGGCGTAACTGTTTTGgtaaatgggacttgttaaacaTGCTGGCGTATATACATACACAATTAGCAACGTTGACAACTCTTAtatttaactagagagggtacaatttctggggaaattatagggtgtgcttgcttgcgtcggttgcacaggggtccgttttttaatgacatttttacaactgatatttctgtatattttatttaaaaatgtatacttaatatttataaagattacatagatttaaaagcatcttttttttatgttcatttacaactcaaaatacgagtgaagtgtagaatgaaatagatgtcttctcatttcccctgcaagaggcagtctcatagctgaatcaaaacaaatacatttggcagaccggtgtaaaaattgacctaatctctatgacttaaacgtccttctAAGtctttcccttctcgtgatattttcaggcatttagcctactcatattgcattcattcattaataaagaagccCCTTtgtatggaggattataggggccaaaactaaataaataaatacttggataaataaataattatataacataaagcttaaataaatgactaattatataatgaaatgcctaattgacatacaaaatatataaattacaaattaaatgagacactaaatatataaatgtt from Osmerus mordax isolate fOsmMor3 chromosome 12, fOsmMor3.pri, whole genome shotgun sequence includes these protein-coding regions:
- the LOC136954338 gene encoding myelin proteolipid protein-like isoform X2, which encodes MGCYDCCMRCLGGVPYTSLVATLLCFSGIALFCGCGHQALTETERLIETYFARNLQDYITLAYLIQYFQYIIYGLASFFFLYCIVLLAEGFYTTSATRQTFGEFRSTMCGRCLSSMFIVVTYVLAVLWLLVFAFSALPVYFCYNMDATCHTITVLTETPASINQLCIDARQYGLLPWNAMPGKACGMTLSTVCKTREFRMTYDLYIAAFAGAGITLLALLTYIVSTTYNFAVLRYLGRKGIGTRC
- the LOC136954338 gene encoding myelin proteolipid protein-like isoform X1, with translation MGCYDCCMRCLGGVPYTSLVATLLCFSGIALFCGCGHQALTETERLIETYFARNLQDYITLAYLIQYFQYIIYGLASFFFLYCIVLLAEGFYTTSATRQTFGEFRSTMCGRCLSSMFIVVTYVLAVLWLLVFAFSALPVYFCYNMDATCHTITVLTETPASINQLCIDARQYGLLPWNAMPGKACGMTLSTVCKTREFRMTYDLYIAAFAGAGITLLALVLWSIQLAVSRGSLSDQREREEEKSYTLYGKLLKDRGGSLFSPYAPHTPSSSSSLRN